Within Pseudomonadota bacterium, the genomic segment ATATCCCGTAAGTCTCATTTACTATCTTGTCGAGGGCATTGTCTATGTCCTTTAAGAGTTTTAAATCGTTATTGCTTATACTCATAAGTATATCGGCATTATATGAATTGCTTGCGGCATCTGCCATATCCTGAATCCCGTCTGTCCCAAGTGTATATGAATCCTCTTTTAACTTCTTTGCCTTGGTCAGTATCTCGTCTCTCATCTTCAGCAATCTCTTCCTGAAATATTCAAGCTTCTCTTTTTCCATTGTCCACCTCTATATTGGTTGTTTTCTCTTTTTCCATTCTGTACCTTTTTGCTTCTATCCAGAGACTTTCAAGGTCATACAAATCTCTCAGGGGCTCGATGAATATATGAACAATTATGTCCCGGTAATCTATAATCACCCATCTTCCTTCATTATATCCTTCTACTGAGTAAGGCAATATGCCATCTCCCTTCATACTTGTTTCGATATGTTCGGATATGGTTTTCACATGCCTTTCACTCGTTCCGTTCACCAGCAGAAAAAAATCCGTAATATCCGTAAGGCCTTTAAGATCAAGCATCAGAACGTCTTTTGCTTTTTTTTCTTCCGCATACCTCGCACATGTTTTAATTTTTTCCAGTGTTTCCATTTATACCCTGTATAATCCCTTTTCGCTGATTATTTTTTCTACCGTTTGAGGAACAATATACCTTGTCGTCTTCCCGTTTTTTACATTTTCCCGTATCCTGGTGGATGAGATATCGAGCTGAGTAACGCGATGTAAATAAATCTTATTTCCCGAGACATGCTGAAACGAGCGGTTGTCCATCTTTTTCATTTTCACCTTCAAATCCTCAGGGAAAATATCTTTGATAAAAGTCTTTCCATTCGAGGGCCTGATCATGATAATGAAATTAGTATGATGGAATATTTCCCTGTAGTCATGCCATGTATCAATTTCAGAAAAAGCATCGACGCCTATGATGAAGTACAATGTCTTAAAACGTTTCTCAAATGCCCTTACCGTGTCTATTGAATATGACACGCCCTCCCTTTTCAGTTCAATTTCAGAAGCACGCAGATAAGGGTTGCCCCTTATGGCGCTTTTTATCATTCTGAGCCTTATATCTGCACCGGTAATCCCCTGTCTTCTTTTGTGAGGAGGGATGTAAGCCGGTACGAAGTAGACTCTGTCTAACAGAAAAAACTCCCGTATTTCCTCTGCAGCCCTCAAGTGTCCAATATGTACCGGGTCGAAGGTTCCTCCGAATAAGCCTATTTTCATCATTCCCTCAACTGTCCGTCACCAAAGGCAATAAATTTTGTTACCGTAAGCTCTTCCAGTCCCATAGGGCCAAAGGCATGTAACTTTGTCGTGCTGATACCCATTTCAGCCCCAAGGCCCAACTGATAGCCGTCATTTAACCTGGTGGACGCGTTAACGAGCACCAGTGATGAGTTAAGCTCCCTTAAAAACCTCCAGGCATTATTGTAATTTGCCGTTATGATAGCCTCTGTATGGTCAGAGCCATATTTTCGTATATGGTGGATCGCTTCATCCATGTCCTTTACGGTTTTGATGGAAAGTACAAGATCGAGATACTCTTCATGCCAGTCGAACTCATTTGCCTCGTCGATACCCTCTATAATCTCTGTTGTTTTGTTGCAGCCCCTGAGTGTGACGCCGCTGTTCTTGAGTATTCTTGCCATCTCAGGCAAAAAGGCTTTTGCAATGGATTCATGGACGAGTAGTGTCTCCATGGCATTGCATGTGGCAGGCTTTTGTATCTTTGCATTAAGGCATACCTTATATGCAAGGTCAATATCTGCCCACTCATCGACATAGATGTGACACACACCCTTATAATGTTTCAGGACGGGGATGCTTGACTGTTCAACAACGTTCCTTATAAGGGCTTCGCCGCCCCTTGGTATGATAAGATCAATATACTGATCCTGCTTGAGAAGCTCGTAAATATATGCCCTGTCACCCGTTTCAACAAGCTGGGCTACCTCTTCGGAGATGCCTTCCTGCCTCAGGGATTCCATGATCAAATGAAAAAAGGCAATATTCGAGTAGTAGGCCTCGGAGCCCCCCTTGAGGATCACGCAATTTCCACTTTTCAGGCAGAGGGAGAATGCATCAACGGTGACGTTAGGGCGGGATTCGTATATAACAAGGATAACCCCGATAGGAATTCTCATTTTTCCTACAAGAAGTCCATTTGGCCGCTTCCAGAGTCGCATCACCTCACCGACAGGGTCAGGCAGTGCGATAACATCTCTAATGCTTGTCTGCATCTCTTTTATGACCTTTTCATCGATCTTTAATCTTTCTATCAGACTTTTCTGAAGCCCTCCTTTTTCCGCCTCTTCTATATCTTTTTTGTTTTCAAGAAAAAGGTAATCCATTTTTTCCGAAATGAGCCTTTCAAGCGTATTAAGAATACTATTTTTCTTTTCCGTAGAAAGATGTGCAAGTATATGGGATGCCTCTTTTGTCTTCTTTGCAAGCTCTATCGGTTTCATATGATTACCATGTTGTCCCGGTGCACTATTTCTTCAGCATATTTATACCCAAGCTTTTTTTCTATAGCAACACTTTTTAAGCCCTTTATTTTATTAATATCGGATGATGAGTAGTTTGTTATCCCTCTGGCAATAACCTGTCCGGACATATTATTCAACTCAATACACTCGCCCCTTGAAAAATCGCCTTCAACAGTTGTGATACCGGAAGGCAGGAGACTCTTTCCGTTGTGAACTAAGGCGCCCTCTGCTCCTTCGTCTACCCATATCTTGCCCTTCACTTTGAAGGCAAAGGCCGTCCACCACTTGTTCCTTGCCAGTTTTGCCTCCGGCTGAAACAGAGTGCCTATATTTTCCCCTTTGATCACCCGCCATGCGATATTTTCAATGTCACCCCTCACAATCCTTGTAGGGATGCCGTAGCAACCTGCCTTCTTTGCCGCTTCGAGCTTACTCACCATGCCACCAATGCTCTTTTCGCTCCGTGTTCCGCTGGCTAATTTTTCAATTTTATCGTCAATTTTTTTTACAACGCTGATGATACATGCATCCGGGTATTTCTGGGGATCCTTATCGCATAAACCATCAACGTCGGAGAGGAGCATGAGCAAATCGGAGTTTGAGATCTGCGCAATGAGGGCAGAAAGGTTGTCGTTGTCGCCAAACCGGATCTCCTTGAAAGAGAGGGCATCGTTTTCATTGATAACAGGGACGATATTCATGGACAGCAATGAGTTTAACGTATTCATGAGGTTTAAGCATCTGCTTTTACTCTTTATATCCTCGTGGGTGAGGAGCACCTGCCCTATTTTCAATTTTTCCTTTTCAAAGGCATCCATATACATCTTCATAAGCTTAATCTGCCCTACTGATGCAAGGGCCTGTCTTTTTTCAATCTCTTTCGGTTTCTTTTTAAGTCCCAGCGTTTCCATGCCGCTCGCTATTGCGCCGCTTGAAACAATGATTGACTCGATCCCTTTGTCTTTAATGTTTTTTACCTGTTTTGCAAGGTTTCTCACCATGTCTGTGCTGATCTTTTTCTCTTTGTCCAGGAGCACTGATGTTCCTACTTTAATAACAACCCTTTTTACGTTGAGCATGCGTTGCCTTTTATTCCTTCCTGCTTATTAATTTTCCTAAAACATCAACCCCGTGACCCGTTAATGCACTGATTTTAACGACCTCTTCGCCCTTATCTGTAAAATATGCTTTCCATTTCCTGACCTTTGAGGGAGACGAAAGGTCTGTCTTGTTTAAGGCTAATACCCTTTCTTTCTTGAGCATTTCCTTGTTGTAGGAGGTGAGTTCGTTTAAAAGCATTGTGTAATCTTCTTCTATTGAAGGTGATGACAGGTCAAGCAAAACCAAAAGTTTCCCTGTCCTTTCGATGTGTTTTAAGAACATAAGGCCTAATCCCCTTCCTTTTGATGCACCGTCTATTATGCCAGGAATGTCAGCAATAACAAATGTCCTGTCGTTGTCCCTCATAACACCGAGGGTCGGGGTCAATGTGGTAAAGGGGTAATCACCTATCCGTGGTTTCGCATCTGTTAATCTGGATATAAGGGTTGATTTACCGGCATTGGGAAGGCCTACGATACCTATATCAGCAAGGAGTTTTAATACGAGGTATAAATCTTTCTCTTCTCCTTCTCCGCCGTAATCAAATTGAACAGGCGCCCTGTTTGTGGGTGTTGCAAAATGCGTGTTACCTCTTCCGCCCCTGCCGCCTTTTGCAATGATATGCGTTTCCTCATCCTCTGTAATATCGCATACAGGTATTGAATAATTCACATCATACACGATTGTACCAAGGGGGACAGAAATAAAAATATCCTTTCCGTCTCTGCCTTTTTTATTATTACCGCTTCCGTTTTTGCCGTTTTCTGCTTTGTAGATTTTTTTATATTTAAAATCTAAAAGGCTTGAGAGGCCTTTTTTACCAACTATGGTTACATCTCCCGCTTTGCCGCCATCACCACCGTCAGGCCCACCCCTGGGGATAAATTTTGCCCTTCTGAAACTTGCGCAACCCTTCCCGCCATCTCCTGCTTTTACGTGTATCTTGGCTTCATCAACAAACTTCATTCAGGGGGATAGACATTCGCCCTTTTTTTGTCGCTTTTAAATTCATATTTCACCACTCCGTCTGAAAGGGCGAATAATGTGTTGTCACGACCTATTCCAACATTGTTTCCAGGGTGTATTTTTGTCCCGTGCTGTCTCACAATGATGCTTCCTGCCTTAACTGTCTGGCCACCGTATATCTTTACTCCAAGCCTCTGGCCGTCGCTATCCCTTCCGTTTCGTGAGCTTCCGCCTGCCTTTTTATGCGCCATGAGGTGCCTCCATGTGTATCTTTTCTACGAGAACTTCTGTGTAGGGCTGCCGGTGTCCGTTTTTCTTCTTGTAATCTTTCCTCTTTTTGTGCTTGAAAATGATCACCTTTTTTGCCTTACCGTGTGATAAAACCTTACCCTGTATGGACGCGCCGCCAACGTAGGGGTTGCCAATAAGGGTGTTACTGCCGTCGCTAAACGCAAGAACTTCTTTTATTTGAATGTCTTCGCCTTCACCGGCTGCAAATTTCTCCAGTTTTACCTTTTCCCCTTCAGTAATTCTGTATTGCTTACCTCCATTTTCAATAATGGCATACATAACAAACTCCTGAACCTTTATTTTGAAAAAACTACTTATAATATGATAAACACACCGTAAAAGTCAATAGTGTTTTGGGGTTATGGGGTGGAAACGGCTTAATTTATTGTCGGGCACTATCTAAACGCGGTGGTCAGCCTTTGTTACTTTCCTGGATGGCCTCTCCAGATATTTTCTCCGTTGAGAGAGAGGTTTTTGTGTAAAGCTGTGTAAAGTAATACGTGGCCAACAGTAGTGCATAGTAAGTGAACACTATCCATATGAAGAAACCAAGAAAAGGTATGTGGAGCACTGTTTTGTAAAAGACGAACAGAACAAAACCGGTTCCGGCATAGCCACCGAGGTAGGGGATAAATACTTCCTTAATACCTTTTGTTATCTTTTCGAATTCCAGCGCCTTTCTTAAATCCATATACTCGGCAAAGGTTGCAAATGCGAATGGCAGGAAGAAAGAAAAGATCAGAAGCGCAATATAGGCAACGTTTTTGATAATGTGACCGAAAAAGGCGGTGACGCTATGAAGGGCTACCAGAAAGAACCCGAAAGAGAAAAGAAAGAATGGAATTGCTTCATAGAGGATGAATATGAAAAGAATTTTAACCCCTTCCATCCAGATTTCGTTTTTCTGCTCCCATGTGGGAAGGCCGATACTTCCAATAGTGAGAAGTCGTGATGACTTGGACAGATAGCCCAGAGACAGGAAATTTGCAACAGGGATAAAGAAAATTATCCCACCGGCGACCCATCTCAGGACGTATCGGGTGTTAAGGGTAAACTGGATAAAAGGGATAATATCCATGTTATTTTCCTTTCATGATGAAATCCACGAGCGATTCCGGTGTATATCCTGTCATGCCGCCATCCATGGTGAGGGTCTCACCATTTATGTATTGGGCGCCGTCAGAAGCAAGGAACAAGATGCAGGACACAAATTCCTCAACCTTGGCCATCCTCCCGATAGGTGTCCTTTTTGAGAGGTAATCAACAAATATCTCTTTTCTGATAAGGCCCTCATTCATACCGCCCTTTATAAAACCAGGAGCGATAGCACATAAGGTTACCCCGTGTTTTGACCATTCATAAGCCAGAGATCTTGTCATAAGCATTACTGCCGATTTACTGATAGAATAGGGTAAAAAGCCTTTTTCTCCAAAGAGTGCTACCTGCGAGGCAACGCTGATGATCCGGCCTGATTTTTGCTCAATCATCTTTTTGCCAAAGATCTGTGTGACATAAAAGGTGCCTTTCAGGTTAACATCAATTACCTTGTCAAAATCAGCCTTTTTCATCTTTTCCGATGGGACAAGAGGGTTTACAACGCCGGCATTGTTAAAGAGTATATCTACTTTACCCCATGCTTCTATGGTCTTTCCCAGCACATTCTCCATCTCTTCGTAATTTGTAATATCAGCATGAAAGGCAAGGACAGGTTTTCCTTTAAACTCTTCCTCAAATTTTAATACGGCCTCTTTGTGTGTGCCGCACACAGCCACCCGTGCACCTTCTTCGAGAAATGCCATTGCCGTTGCCTTCCCGAGGCCTTTTGCTCCGCCTGTTATGAATATAACTTTGTCTTTGAATTTCATATGTTCCCTCCGTATAGGTTTTTTATTCTGTTATCAAAGAGCCCAGTGAGGGCTTCATTATCCTCCAGTGTGAGGCCTGCAACACCTCTCCATATGTCTTCCCTTTCCATGCAGAGATATATAAAGAGATCTTCGTCCTGTCTTTTTAAAAGCCCGTAAAGCATGCTGTATATCTTCATCCGTTCTTTTTTTATGTATCGGTATTTCCCGTCTTCGCCCCTGATAAACTCCCCATAAAGGAGGTTTTTTCTCCCTTCCTCCAGAAACCGGTCAAAAAGCCGTGGCGGGAATCTCAAGAGGCCGAGGCTTACCCACAGGACCTTTTTGAGATCAAGTATTCTGCCTATGTCTCCAATGAGATATTCATAGTCCTTCTCAAACCCCTCGTAAATAATAACGGGGTCGAAATGCAACCCGACAAAACACCCTGAATCCTGTGCCTTTTTTGCAGCCTTTAATCTTTTATAAAGAGGGCTTGTCCTTTTTTCTTCATTGTCAATTATCTTTTGAGGCGCAAGGGAAAATGAGATGACCGTATAAGGATTCAGGTATGGAACAAGATGATCAATGGATGCCCATTTGGATTTCAGCTCCAGGAGGGCCTTTTTTGTTTCACCGAAAAATTCTATGAGCGGTCGGTTAAGGCCGTATCTCCTGTCAAGGGCAAGACTATCCGAAAGTTCGCCGGTTCCAAATCTCAGGATATGTGTTTTTTCAGCCTCAATTGTCTCCTTTATCTGTGACAGGATGTATGGCATATCCCGGTTTATTTTGATATTCGGAGCATTGATGTATTCTTTGAGGATGCAGTAGGAACAGGAAAGAACACAACCCTCAATAAGATCAATCGTTTTGTAACCACAGCATATGTGATTTTTTGTGCCCGGGCAATTCCTTACGA encodes:
- a CDS encoding SDR family NAD(P)-dependent oxidoreductase; translation: MKFKDKVIFITGGAKGLGKATAMAFLEEGARVAVCGTHKEAVLKFEEEFKGKPVLAFHADITNYEEMENVLGKTIEAWGKVDILFNNAGVVNPLVPSEKMKKADFDKVIDVNLKGTFYVTQIFGKKMIEQKSGRIISVASQVALFGEKGFLPYSISKSAVMLMTRSLAYEWSKHGVTLCAIAPGFIKGGMNEGLIRKEIFVDYLSKRTPIGRMAKVEEFVSCILFLASDGAQYINGETLTMDGGMTGYTPESLVDFIMKGK
- the nadD gene encoding nicotinate-nucleotide adenylyltransferase, with protein sequence MMKIGLFGGTFDPVHIGHLRAAEEIREFFLLDRVYFVPAYIPPHKRRQGITGADIRLRMIKSAIRGNPYLRASEIELKREGVSYSIDTVRAFEKRFKTLYFIIGVDAFSEIDTWHDYREIFHHTNFIIMIRPSNGKTFIKDIFPEDLKVKMKKMDNRSFQHVSGNKIYLHRVTQLDISSTRIRENVKNGKTTRYIVPQTVEKIISEKGLYRV
- the rpmA gene encoding 50S ribosomal protein L27, with product MAHKKAGGSSRNGRDSDGQRLGVKIYGGQTVKAGSIIVRQHGTKIHPGNNVGIGRDNTLFALSDGVVKYEFKSDKKRANVYPPE
- the proB gene encoding glutamate 5-kinase, producing the protein MLNVKRVVIKVGTSVLLDKEKKISTDMVRNLAKQVKNIKDKGIESIIVSSGAIASGMETLGLKKKPKEIEKRQALASVGQIKLMKMYMDAFEKEKLKIGQVLLTHEDIKSKSRCLNLMNTLNSLLSMNIVPVINENDALSFKEIRFGDNDNLSALIAQISNSDLLMLLSDVDGLCDKDPQKYPDACIISVVKKIDDKIEKLASGTRSEKSIGGMVSKLEAAKKAGCYGIPTRIVRGDIENIAWRVIKGENIGTLFQPEAKLARNKWWTAFAFKVKGKIWVDEGAEGALVHNGKSLLPSGITTVEGDFSRGECIELNNMSGQVIARGITNYSSSDINKIKGLKSVAIEKKLGYKYAEEIVHRDNMVII
- a CDS encoding DUF4013 domain-containing protein, whose product is MDIIPFIQFTLNTRYVLRWVAGGIIFFIPVANFLSLGYLSKSSRLLTIGSIGLPTWEQKNEIWMEGVKILFIFILYEAIPFFLFSFGFFLVALHSVTAFFGHIIKNVAYIALLIFSFFLPFAFATFAEYMDLRKALEFEKITKGIKEVFIPYLGGYAGTGFVLFVFYKTVLHIPFLGFFIWIVFTYYALLLATYYFTQLYTKTSLSTEKISGEAIQESNKG
- a CDS encoding glutamate-5-semialdehyde dehydrogenase, which gives rise to MKPIELAKKTKEASHILAHLSTEKKNSILNTLERLISEKMDYLFLENKKDIEEAEKGGLQKSLIERLKIDEKVIKEMQTSIRDVIALPDPVGEVMRLWKRPNGLLVGKMRIPIGVILVIYESRPNVTVDAFSLCLKSGNCVILKGGSEAYYSNIAFFHLIMESLRQEGISEEVAQLVETGDRAYIYELLKQDQYIDLIIPRGGEALIRNVVEQSSIPVLKHYKGVCHIYVDEWADIDLAYKVCLNAKIQKPATCNAMETLLVHESIAKAFLPEMARILKNSGVTLRGCNKTTEIIEGIDEANEFDWHEEYLDLVLSIKTVKDMDEAIHHIRKYGSDHTEAIITANYNNAWRFLRELNSSLVLVNASTRLNDGYQLGLGAEMGISTTKLHAFGPMGLEELTVTKFIAFGDGQLRE
- the rplU gene encoding 50S ribosomal protein L21; translated protein: MYAIIENGGKQYRITEGEKVKLEKFAAGEGEDIQIKEVLAFSDGSNTLIGNPYVGGASIQGKVLSHGKAKKVIIFKHKKRKDYKKKNGHRQPYTEVLVEKIHMEAPHGA
- a CDS encoding TraR/DksA family transcriptional regulator yields the protein MEKEKLEYFRKRLLKMRDEILTKAKKLKEDSYTLGTDGIQDMADAASNSYNADILMSISNNDLKLLKDIDNALDKIVNETYGICEECDEKINEKRLEANPVARYCITCKRQMEEKGL
- the rsfS gene encoding ribosome silencing factor, giving the protein METLEKIKTCARYAEEKKAKDVLMLDLKGLTDITDFFLLVNGTSERHVKTISEHIETSMKGDGILPYSVEGYNEGRWVIIDYRDIIVHIFIEPLRDLYDLESLWIEAKRYRMEKEKTTNIEVDNGKREA
- the obgE gene encoding GTPase ObgE — encoded protein: MKFVDEAKIHVKAGDGGKGCASFRRAKFIPRGGPDGGDGGKAGDVTIVGKKGLSSLLDFKYKKIYKAENGKNGSGNNKKGRDGKDIFISVPLGTIVYDVNYSIPVCDITEDEETHIIAKGGRGGRGNTHFATPTNRAPVQFDYGGEGEEKDLYLVLKLLADIGIVGLPNAGKSTLISRLTDAKPRIGDYPFTTLTPTLGVMRDNDRTFVIADIPGIIDGASKGRGLGLMFLKHIERTGKLLVLLDLSSPSIEEDYTMLLNELTSYNKEMLKKERVLALNKTDLSSPSKVRKWKAYFTDKGEEVVKISALTGHGVDVLGKLISRKE